GAGATGCTGCGGTTAGGATCAGGCGCAGTTCTTCATAGTCCAACTAATTTTGGCAAGAGAGAGAATAAGAGTTCCGTACGTGCGAATCAGTTAAAGCTATTCCAAAATATGTTCTTGGGTTAATTAGTCACAAAACAAAATTTGTGGCCTGATATACAAACGCCTCTACCCTCTAGTTAGTTAATCTATACTCAATATGGAAGCTTTTTGTGTGTTTTAAAGCCACAAAGTTTACATCTTTGGTGTGTTTCAATAGCAAATTGTATAGATTTAAAAGATCGACGATGCCTAATTTGTGCCAGTTGGTCTTTGCTTTTCTCTTGACTTGAGTTGACTTGAGAAGTACAAGAGAGTGAGGTTGTTGGAGCTGGCATATTCCTGAAAAGTACAATTATTTTGTGTAAGGCAATGCCAAAGATGTGGTGTGTTACtcgaacggagctttaacctcgACCAGCTTGGGGACTGGGCTCTAAGCAAGGGTTGAGTTAGGAAATatgattaattattttaaattatatgatattgtttattttgtataaaaatgtgtttttaaacTATTTattatcttgaaaaaaaaaaagagtgatgAGAAAAAAAGAGGGTGTTAATAGAATCATTTTTTTTATACAGAAAATTAATATGTTAGGGCAATAgtagaaataaaaagaaaaggtatgttgtaaataaaaataatactgtATATATAGGCTCTTTTCATAATGTATTTTactttttaagtgtgtttgttcGTAGATAATGAAAATGGAAGAATAAGAATGAGAAAATGAATAGGAatagaattgaaaaaaaaattaatataaataaaaaaattataaatttttttcaATCTTGCATTAGaatgttctttctttctattttcttcaaaaaaaaaaaattattctattAAAATAGTGAAAAAAATATTCTATTGAAATGACATTCTAATACTTCAAAAtgtaataaaacaaaataatagaataaaaattcATTCATTTCTATTATATTCAACTACCACCAACACAACATCACTTATGGAACAATATTAAATTATATTGACATTAATTTTTCGCCAATTGGACAAATAGTTATTCAATTAATATGGTTGgtctttttaatttaattaatgattaattctaaattgtatttttttaaatatatatatatatcattttcgGGGCCATGCCTACTAAAGCACTAATCAAGTTCAAGAACTATATTATAAATTGGTGATaacaattatataaaaaattattacaaacTTATTAGTTCAAAATTAATTACtgttatttttaatataattttttagacAGGATTTTTAATATCATTTACTTGATAGTGAAAAATATGTACAATAACTACTTTGCCATTATTTAAGACTAGTCATTGCAATAAATAAGCCTTGATTGTTATTATTGTAAGAATTGTACTAAATCATATTCCAACTACATTGTAAATTTTAcgaatttttttttgttgcaaaATTTTGTGGATTTTTAGTTAAAATCAACAATGTTGTATTATATTTCGTGAAATACTATAGGCCACTTCGGTACAATTTTTTAAATGTTTGAAGCTGTTTTTTGAAAAAGTTGTGTAATAAAGATGTTTGGTAAATAATCAAAAATGCCAACTCAACTTTTAGCATTTTGCAAAAAATCAAgtaaatgtgttttttttttatctaaatatatTTGCTTATTTATTGTATATTATaccaaattaaaatatttaaaatagattaatatgataataacataaataataggtaaatcataaaaaaaatttaatttttctaaaaataattttatatttattagattttttaaatattatttattttggtGATTTTATATTAAcaatttacattcatataattttttaaaaatgtttaatATAGGGTTTATTAgacattataatattattttgcatttcatagtatttttaaattataatttatcaaacatatattaattttaggaaaaaaaaagaattaattaaaagcATTGAAAGTGAGAGTTTTACATAACATAAAGTTTACATATTTGTTATTATATCATGATTTATAATTAGAATTTTAGCTACACCAACTagtagttataatatatataattatatgtgtatattatataatataatatttttgttgatgATGATTTTATTAGTGTgttatcaaatatattttttaattttaatatatttaaatagatacaatatttatattgaaatctatttagtatgtgtgaatttattttaacaaaataaatatgatatcTATTTTTGGTCTTTTAATATTTAACAACATTTTAATCATATAGTGTACCGAACATTCTAATACAATTTTTCCAACTCATAGTACTTTAAATTCTAAaattatcaaacacttagcaATTTTTCCACATAGCACAACTACAACTCATTTTCTCCATCCCCATAGCCTAGCTACAACTTGTTTTCCTACTAATGAACCCAAAACGGATATGTTTCAAATATGTAAATCGCAAGTGCATGAATCATATATATAGTATAAAGTTCATGTAAGCAAGGAGGTCAAACtcaaatgagttgtttaagataaaaaaataaactactttaaaccaaaattaaataaattctaacctagctccaaagattgataagatttaatgtcatgatCATAAAatacaagatttaaaataaagttgtttaaaagaagaaatataaaccaattatgatttgtAAATAAGTTCtaaaggaaagattattaagatactagaatccaaaaaatgtaagtttaattatatttattagtatattgattcccaagttttagtgatagttaaaataagtcaagctatcatttttcaaatagatttaaaattttaagcacaaattatttctaaaaagataggtttttcttcacttttcaaaaaaatataatttcaaagtatttcatgtgaatcaacctaacgaaacaaaaaaaacaaataatatcatttataaggcaaaacataatatttttgttctaagcattgaatgtgtacaatttaattaCACATATttcacaaagaatattatgttttgcaaaatgaagaacaaagtgtaatattatatcacaataaaaaatacaagatattaaaaatgaaagacatatatgaagaagaaaaatccataaactttgttcattacaagggaaatcaacatacaatataaatatcatctagttacaagttgcttcatcacgatcttaataatcttatgaaaaagattataAGCACATAActataattgaaaatatattGCAAAATAAATACATACTTGGCACAAAACggtcttccaaaaggaagaaagaaagtgtagaaaagatgatggtaacaaaaaattaagcactcAAAAGTGGTCTTGAATTTACATATTTATAGTTAAAAttagagtattaaaataatccaTTTCAATTAACTAAAtcgattaaattaattaaataaataataatatggcaTAGATAGAGGTAAATTTTTGGGTGatgaattttgtagtaaaatgtATAGAAAAATTAGGTAAAAAAGACATTTGTGAGCATGGGGACAAAGAGACCATTTGTGGGCTCAAGAGAAAGGATGACAAGCTGGGCTGGCTGCAGAGAGTAGAgggaaaagttgagaactacctacttttaggagtagttaactaaaattagacactaaatatatttagttgaactttacccattattatcacgagacttcccaaattacccttatttgagcACATGGTTCTAAGttgttgtaatgtgtattatatgtgtcacattatagttaaattggaaatgCATTCTAATTATATtgtgtttaaggagaaaaaaacacatgtaattgaaggggtataatgggtacattaattgaaaatttgggtactaaaataagagttaaaaatagtgggtaaaaattaaagtGGATCATTTAAAATGGGTCCAGGGTCTAATTTCCATGAAAGTAAGCGGTGGGCTGGTGGAGAAAAGACCGGATGCAAGGGGCTGGTTGGGCAGGGAAGCAGCCGTGGGTCTTGGGCAAGGTTGGGCAGCTTTGGGCTTGGCTTTTCAGAAATGCcacttttttttatttctttttcagcTCTCAACTTTCTTGCTCTTTAAGCACAAAAATGCACCAAATttcatacaaaataaacataaattaaatcttaataaaatatttcaattataaaataaatcatattaattataacttaatttaatttaacatttaagttcaataaaagtgcattttttttacttctaacttaataacactaattttaaataattaaactacaacattttacaataaaaatatttgtaaaaatatataaaaatctaaaaaattacaataagactaataaattcaaaaattacttaaaacttaataaattacttaaaaactcaaaaactaagcaacaattagcataaaaaatgtggtaaaataattatattttgtgGAGTTATCACTTACACGACAGTTGTACCAAAGTGCTACgtatatataagtttatattattttcattttaatgtatattttagggtaaatactcatttggtaccctatgtttttatcGAAATACACAATTGGTACCCTATATTTATAATAATGGCTATTTGATACCCTCTATTTGCAATTCGTTTCAGTTTGGTACCCTCAACAGAAATCTAGTCAACCCAAATTTTAAatatgaccatattgcccctcattttaatgatttatttggttttcttatgtttttgttattttaaaatgatttaaatatatatattttgaattaataaaacaaaaacaaaaaaaaaaagttttataaattaatcaattaaaagtaaacaaaaataaaaaataaaatctaaccactaaacttaaaaccaaaaatttaaaTCAACATCCTAAATTTAAAAGCCAAAATTAAAACTGAATTTAAACAAAATAGATCAATTACAACTTAAAAAACTTATTAGGTTTTtagtttactttaattaatttcaaaatattggttttagatttttctaaaaaaaattatttggaattaaattttttatgtttatttaattaattaaaatagttttattaaatGTTTTTATTTTAGAATTAATAATTTATATTGTTTTTTAATAAGTCATTTAAAAagaggggcaaaatagtcatatTTGAAATTTGGGTTGACTAGATTCTAGTAGAGGGTACCAAACTAGTACAAATTGCAAATAGATGATACCGAATGatcaatattataaatatatggtgTTGACTGCTCTTTTCGCCATCAAATTTAAAACGAgagataaaagaaataaatatcaggaacacaaggatttttacgcggttcaggttataaaagaaccctagttcaTGAGTCTTTGGTATTAAGAGAATTAGAAGCTTTTTATGGCTAATTCCAATAGTGTATTCTTAGACAACATTTAGATTGTCCTGAGTACaatttgttttctctctaaaaaatcgaaccatttacaatgaaactccaagccctatttatagaggctgagggtcattaatactaatcatcagtaattaatacacattcttcccattatttgggggattaataccaattcaatgcattgagCCGCATTGAATAGAGACTACGACCTAAGTGGGATTCACGAGGCTCACTGTAGAAaagtacctactttatggggaacatgcccccaGGCACTGTCAGGGCGTGCTGCAAGTACCTCCATGTTAGACAGCGTAGTGGGAGTgcaaattgtcgagtcgtacactcgacaacactgtgGAGGGATCACCAAAAATGTTGTTAGACAATCCTCTGGCGTTGCAAACCCGCAACGGCTGACACGTGACGCCTATCTTAGGTCTGAGGACCATAACCTCAGACTTAGGGGACAATTGAGGAAGAACTACTCGTAGTTGTTTCACCTGGAGAACCTCTCGCTTTGAGGACCATCTTCGGAGCGTAATCTAACTCTACGACACCCACGACCTACTAACTGTCGAAGATAAAGCCTCACCTAGGAGGATCCTTGCCCCGAGTAGAGGCATCGGGGAGTAGAAAACCCCGAAGATGTCTACGAGTGTCCAAGCCAGTCGCTGCGAGTTGCCACGTGTCggaggtgaaaatacggacaacataGGATATAAAATGTGTATTTCAACAAAGCACAGGATATCAAATGAATATTTACCCAATATTTCAAGCTagttatatttaaattaaaaaatatatacaaatattttaaACTATAttaatcttatttatttattttattttttttctcagaTTTCTTTGGTAAAAAATGGTATAAATCAGTattcttttaattatatatatcttctatataataagtgtgtagataaataaaattcttggttttaacgatttgtatttttttaatgttaactttcacgaaatattcttatatttaacagaatattctcagtagtttgtaaacatcacttaaacttaaataaaataaaataaataattaaaaaaattaaaatagaatatttttgagatattttataatgataattatttaaaaataataaataattaaacaaattaaaatatgatatttttgagatattttacaatgataattatttaaaaataataaaatcatacatttcataacttaaataaaatttaattaaacttaaactcacttattagaataatattatattaaacatataatatagtTTACTATCAATTagcaaattacttttttttttaaaactagcaagaaacttaaatttaaaatccacgtataatatttaatattacattaaaatatagtatataatcttttgttgtcactcccaaatttaaaaattagaacaaacataaacttaaataaaaaattatttaattaaaatatgatatttatttgacatgaatataaatttaataaaactaAGGAGAAATGGCATGTGAATTAACAAATTTGTCTAATTTTACCttctatttgtttttcttttttattgggtttatacatttttagaccatgtgtttgGCCTCATTACCTATTTAGActttgtattttgacaaattactttttagaccctgtgttttgtaaaatggtttaaataggcctttaaacctgattttgataaacaaaaaattaaatataacaacacagttcttaggcagaatgactgtatttttgttcttagtttttagtttgatgaattatttgtgattttagttcaaaaaactttgatcaaaatcgagtttaggggtctatttaaactattttagaaaacacaaggttcaaaaaataatttgtcaaaacacaggatctaaatagataatgagacaaaataaACATCTAAAAAGTTATAAACCTATTTTATTTTACCTTAAATTGTCTATcacatcattttattttattcatttattcagttttttttttttttgaaatacatTTTATTCTACTGATATGGATGAAGTGAAGTTTTCCCAAtaaacctcaaagccaaaccccAAAACCCCTAAAGTCCCAAAGAAGAGCAATGTCGTTCTCTCAACTCCTTCAGCGCGCCTTCTCAACCACGACCCAGGCGAGTTGCGCCGCCGCCGCCACCAACAACTCCCTCTTCACTGTCGTCTACAAGGAACGCAACCTCAAACGCCTCGTTGAGAAGTTCAAGAAGTCCTCCGAAGCTTACCGTTTCCGTACCAAATCTGGGATTTATGAAGACACGGTTCGCCGCCTTGCCTCCGCTAAACGATTCAAATGGATCGAAGAGATTCTAGAAGACCAGAAGAAGTACAGCGATATCTCCAAAGAAGGCTTTGCGGTCCGACTCATTTCTCTATATGGGAAATCGGGCATGTTCGACAATGCCCAGAAGGTGTTCGATGAAATGCCTGAAAGGAACTGCGAGCGTACGCTGTTGTCGTTCAATGCCCTTTTGGCGGCTTGTGTAAACTCCAGGAAGTTCGATAGGGTTGATGGAGTTTTCAGAGACCTTCCCGCGAAGTTGGCTATTGAACCAGATTTGGTATCCTATAACACCGTGATCAAGGCGTTCTGCGGGATGGATTCCTTGGATTCTGCTGTTTCTGTCCTTGATGAAATGGAGAAGAAGGGTCTGAAGCCGGATGTGATTTCGTTTAATACACTTTTGAATGCATTTTATGGGAAAGGTCGGGTTGCTGAAGGTGAAAGGATATGGGATCTAATGGAGAAGAATTATGTCTCTCCTGACATCAGGAGCTACAATGCCAAGTTGCTCGGATTGTTTCGGGACAAGAAAACGAAAGAAGTTATTGACTTGATCGGGGAAATGAGGGCTA
This genomic interval from Humulus lupulus chromosome 8, drHumLupu1.1, whole genome shotgun sequence contains the following:
- the LOC133794228 gene encoding small ribosomal subunit protein mS79 (rPPR3b)-like, yielding MSFSQLLQRAFSTTTQASCAAAATNNSLFTVVYKERNLKRLVEKFKKSSEAYRFRTKSGIYEDTVRRLASAKRFKWIEEILEDQKKYSDISKEGFAVRLISLYGKSGMFDNAQKVFDEMPERNCERTLLSFNALLAACVNSRKFDRVDGVFRDLPAKLAIEPDLVSYNTVIKAFCGMDSLDSAVSVLDEMEKKGLKPDVISFNTLLNAFYGKGRVAEGERIWDLMEKNYVSPDIRSYNAKLLGLFRDKKTKEVIDLIGEMRAKGIEPDVFSFNLVIESFVKSENLEEAKQWYNEMKKSECVPNKTTFEKLIPFLRKQGDLDFAFELCEEVFKRRFLLDVALLQRVVDELANTSKIEEAKKLVELGKTNDYRRYRPKLPSESEAPSDK